The following DNA comes from Passer domesticus isolate bPasDom1 chromosome 13, bPasDom1.hap1, whole genome shotgun sequence.
tctgttctaactggtgattttttgtttcttcttttctgtcatgctgacccaggtttttctgtttgaaaggaagctttgcacaatgtccattgtcttctgcatttgtgaaacaccaagcggagtctgggcaggctgatatgcagagcaaaacctgaaaatatactagtgatcctgagcctgggggatgcagctaaacccagccaaaagcaatttctggaaagctgatcctggtttacattatcttgagtttggctttgccaacttcaccagtcatttatgaaaaagcaaaccaaaaactcaaaccaaatcagacaaaaacccaaacaaacaaacaaacccatgcagcaaaccaatcaaagaaatagataaaaaacgccaaataaaaccaaaggaaatgaagagttagtattagttgcgaggagagcacagcaggcaaagggctgcttcccacaggatcaccatcaaaagccacatagaacagctgctccaaaatatacccaagaggagaaaaagtgatgcatggcaactttgggggcagttccacattcaggtgaaggatgagcacgcagtggtacagatccagccttgcccaccctccaggctgctgtttgctcctgatgaaagccccttgcaggactgtggcccctctcagtgcagtgtcagtcactgccagagctctcagctgagccactggcattgccagagtgacatccagccacaatcctactgcctgctgagcatctgtggaagatcctgagcatcttcatgcctaggaccGCAAAACAGCTCAGactttctctgaactgcttttcagggcaggtttccatatccccgtgagatctgttcatccctcaacatgtatgacttgatgtacaatgatgcatttgtgttccttccttcctcctgtgtgccagtgagaaaccatccatggcaatggaggatgttgtgtgcagggcaatgtattcctggcttgccattttgcttcactgtcactcagctgaacatggtccttatctaagaaggacttagaacttgcaagaagtgataaattaacctgctccactctccttagcatgggtgtgatgagtgttaaggaaagcagcgagcTCTcaccaggatgggagcttgttctttgccagggaggagggagaaaatcttgcttggagtaaataaagcaactctgcttccccaggaagagaagcaattaaatatgtgagtgctgcatggaatgatttgcacaaggattgtctactatgcaggaatgttcccaataaaccatgcttctcctgacctttatttttctgggtttccaccacatgatagaagagactctcaatgaaaaaaagcaaaacaccttgtggggagacgttttttccttccctcaggcttcctctttcttttgttccctccagagctcccactacatttctgctgttgtttggggcacgtgcttccctctttcctgatcccctgggcttcttttggctctgggtgtcatggacactcttaattgtggattttttccccttcatctacttctgacctccagccctgggaacctggagcaagtggaaactacaactttgcaaaatgctgcctgtgcctgaagcaaatgcaaggagaactgggatgtgaaaaataaaatttgtttatttcagaagaacagcagcaaaaatacagaacatatttacattctaagaatatttgtaacaacaacaattgatagaacatatatacagaaaaacctacctagcaaaactatgtgaaacgtatttacagaagtcttAAAATCTATAttctaaagaacaacaacaaagtgtaaaacatatatacaaaagggtggtgCCTCTGTCGgtgatgtccatcgcacctggaagaaaagcaaatggcacggtcactccagtcaggcacacagggctcttgcatgtgcccccaggctggcacatgctggcccagcagcaggactctgctaccagaactgagcctggctgggtctgggacggagcttgtgtggagcaaagcaggcacaggacaggctgtggatggccaccagaatccagtgccctggctacaatgtccctgagcagggagcacccagcccagccccagcctggcagcaggagaccctctctgcctgtctggctgctggcattgctcttcatgccaagatcatggcctcttcctcaccttcttaatcaatatccatgttctcaatggactcttccatatccacatccatctcttcgtCCTCAGTCACGTCCACGTCCATCTCTTCTTCAACATcctcatccacatccatctcttcctctcctggGTCTTCTCCGtcaatttccatctcctcctccatatcaatcttggtgtctacctccatctcctcctctctgtctgggacagcctgcagaggtagcaaaattcagagggggtccctgtcccactccatccccacagagctccagcccacccgggcaggtggggggtgtccacctccatggaatggcaccatacctccCTCAGGAcaaaggggagcatcctgcagggctggatgatgaaatcctggcactcaggagctgtcaggaatgatcggggtatcggggggataagaagagtgaaaggcgagggcaggagcaaggtgcagagcgtgtcaacacagcggccaagggttgtgttgtgccctttgctgggcgctggacgttccagctggagcgtgggctgtgacatcacagttcccaggctccatctgaagtggacagtggagaccatggaatgatggagtccctgaacagttgggcttgcaagggagcctgaagaacaacatcttgttcccagctgagcagtcttcccccagagcatgctgctgagagccctgttgccaaggatggggcatgcacagcctctgtgcacagcctgggccagtgccccaccacccccagtggaaaagagcagcttccttagatgcagcttcaatcaacctgctgcagttgaaagccatccccccttgtcctgtcagcacaggccctgctgaacactctgtccccttctttcttgcgggacccttccagtcctgcagagccacagtgaggccgcccagtgtctcctctctccaggctgagcatccccagccccacttgcccagcagtcagtcacatcagggccagtcaaggctgcagggtagcaaatagcatcaggaactgagagatgcaaactttagacccaggtttgcctctaaatgtacaaaattaagaacagtggagaggaagatggtgggacactggttctgttctaactggtgattttttgtttcttcttttctgtcatgctgacccaggtttttctgtttgaaaggaagctttgcacaatgtccattgtcttctgcatttgtgaaacaccaagcggagtctgggcaggctgatatgcagagcaaaacctgaaaatatactagtgatcctgagcctgggggatgcagctaaacccagccaaaagcaatttctggaaagctgatcctggtttacattatcttgagtttggctttgccaacttcaccagtcatttatgaaaaagcaaaccaaaaactcaaaccaaatcagacaaaaacccaaacaaacaaacaaacccatgcagcaaaccaatcaaagaaatagataaaaaacgccaaataaaaccaaaggaaatgaagagttagtattagttgcgaggagagcacagcaggcaaagggctgcttcccacaggatcaccatcaaaagccacatagaacagctgctccaaaatatacccaagaggagaaaaagtgatccatggcaactttgggggcagttccacattcaggtgaaggatgagcacgcagtggtacagatccagccttgcccaccctccaggctgctgtttgctcctgatgaaagccccttgcaggactgtggcccctctcagtgcagtgtcagtcactgccagagctctcagctgagccactggcattgccagagtgacatccagccacaatcctactgcctgctgtgcatctgtggaagatcctgagcatcttcatgcctaggaccGCAAAACAGCTCAGactttctctgaactgcttttcagggcaggtttccatatccccgtgagatctgttcatccctcaacatgtatgacttgatgtacaatgatgcatttgtgttccttccttcctcctgtgtgccagtgagaaaccatccatggcaatggaggatgttgtgtgcagggcaatgtattcctggcttgccattttgcttcactgtcactcagctgaacatggtccttatctaagaaggacttagaacttgcaagaagtgataaattaacctgctccactctccttagcatgggtgtgatgagtgttaaggaaagcagcgagcTCTcaccaggatgggagcttgttctttgccagggaggagggagaaaatcttgcttggagtaaataaagcaactctgcttccccaggaagagaagcaattaaatatgtgagtgctgcatggaatgatttgcacaaggattgtctactatgcaggaatgttcccaataaaccatgcttctcctgacctttatttttctgggtttccaccacatgatagaagagactctcaatgaaaaaaagcaaaacaccttgtggggagacgttttttccttccctcaggcttcctctttgttttgttccctccagagctcccactacatttctgctgttgtttggggcacgtgcttccctctttcctgatcccctgggcttcttttggctctgggtgtcatggacactcttaattgtggattttttccccttcatctacttctgacctccagccctgggaacctggagcaagtggaaactacaactttgcaaaattctgcctgtgcctgaagcaaatgcaaggagaactgggatgtgaaaaataaaatttgtttatttcagaagaacagcagcaaaaatacagaacatatttacattctaagaatatttgtaacaacaacaattgatagaacatatatacagaaaaacctacctagcaaaactatgtgaaacgtatttacagaagtcttAAAATCTATAttctaaagaacaacaacaaagtgtaaaacatatatacaaaagggtggtgCCTCTGTCGgtgatgtccatcgcacctggaagaaaagcaaatggcacggtcactccagtcaggcacacaGGGCTCTtacatgtgcccccaggctggcacatgctggcccagcagcaggactctgctaccagaactgagcctggctgggtctgggacggagcttgtgtggagcaaagcaggcacaggacaggctgtggatggccaccagaatccagtgccctggctacaatgtccctgagcagggagcacccagcccagccccagcctggcagcaggagaccctctctgcctgtctggctgctggcattgctcttcatgccaagatcatggcctcttcctcaccttcttaatcaatatccatgttctcaatggactcttccatatccacatccatctcttcgtCCTCAGTCACGTCCACGTCCATCtcttcttcatcatcctcatccacatccatctcttcctctccagggtcttctccgtctatttccatctcctcctccatatcaatcttggtgtctacctccatctcctcctctctgtctgggacagcctgcagaggtagcaaaattcagagggggtccctgtcccactccatccccacagagctccagcccacccgggcaggtggggggtgtccacctccatggaatggcaccatacctccCTCAGGAcaaaggggagcatcctgcagggctggatgatgaaatcctggcactcaggagctgtcaggaatgatcggggtatcggggggataagaagagtgaaaggcgagggcaggagcaaggtgaagagcgtgtcaacacagcggccaagggttgtgttgtgccctttgctgggcgctggacgttccagctggagcgtgggctgtgacatcacagttcccaggctccatctgaagtggacagtggagaccatggaatgatggagtccctgaacggttgggcttgcaagggagcctgaagaacaacatcttgttcccagctgagcagtcttcccccagagcatgctgctgagagccctgttgccaaggatggggcatgcacagcctctgtgcacagcctgggccagtgccccaccacccccagtggaaaagagcagcttccttagatgcagcttcaatcaacctgctgcagttgaaagccatccccccttgtcctgtcagcacaggccctgctgaacactctgtccccttctttcttgcgggacccttccagtcctgcagagccacagtgaggccgcccagtgtctcctctctccaggctgagcatccccagccccacttgcccagcagtcagtcacatcagggccagtcaaggctgcagggtagcaaatagcatcaggaactgagagatgcaaactttagacccaggtttgcctctaaatgtacaaaattaagaacagtggagaggaagatggtgggacactggttctgttctaactggtgattttttgtttcttcttttctgtcatgctgacccaggtttttctgtttgaaaggaagctttgcacaatgtccattgtcttctgcatgtgtgaaacaccaagcggagtctgggccggctgatatgcagagcaaaacctgaaaatatactagtgatcctgagcctgggggatgcagctaaacccagccaaaagcaatttctggaaagctgatcctggtttacattatcttgagtttggctttgccaacttcaccagtcatttatgaaaaagcaaaccaaaaactcaaaccaaatcagacaaaaacccaaacaaacaaacaaacccatgcagcaaaccaatcaaagaaatagataaaaaacgccaaataaaaccaaaggaaatgaagagttagtattagttgcgaggagagcacagcaggcaaagggctgcttcccacaggatcaccatcaaaagccacatagaacagctgctccaaaatatacccaagaggagaaaaaagaaaaagtgatgcatggcaactttgggggcagctccacattcaggtgaaggacgagcacgcagtggtacagatccagccttgcccaccctccaggctgctgtttgctcctgatgaaagccccttgcaggactgtggcccctctcagtgcagtgtcagtcactgccagagctctcagctgagccactggcattgccagagtgacatccagccgcaatcctactgcctgctgagcatctgtggaagatcctgagcatcttcatgcctaggacTGCAAAACAGCTCAGactttctctgaactgcttttcagggcAGGTTTCCATATTcctgtgagatctgttcatccctcaacatgtatgacttgatgtacaatgatgcatttgtgttccttccttcctcctgtgtgccagtgagaaaccatccatggcaatggaggatgttgtgtgcagggcaatgtattcctggcttcactgtcactcagctgaacatggtccttatctaagaaggacttagaacttgcaacaagtgataaattaacctgctccactctccttagcatgggtgtgatgagtgttaaggaaagcagcgagcgtttgccaggatgggagcttgttctttgccagggaggagggagaaaatcttgcttggagtaaataaagcaactctgcttccccaggaagagaagcaattaaatatgtgagtgctgcatggaatgatttgcacaaggattgtctactatgcaggaatgttcccaataaaccatgcttctcctgacctttatttttctgggtttccaccacatgatagaagagactctcaatgaaaaaaagcaaaacaccttgtggggagacgttttttccttccctcaggcttcctctttcttttgttccctccagagctcccactacatttctgctgttgtttggggcacgtgcttccctctttcctgatcccctgggcttcttttggctctgggtgtcatggacactcttaattgtggattttttccccttcatctacttctgacctccagccctgggaacctggagcaagtggaaactacaactttgcaaaatgctgcctgtgcctgaagcaaatgcaaggagaactgggatgtgaaaaataaaatttgtttatttcagaagaacagcagcaaaaatacagaacatatttacattctaagaatatttgtaacaacaacaattgatagaacatatatacagaaaaacctacctagcaaaactatgtgaaacgtatttacagaagtcttAAAATCTATAttctaaagaacaacaacaaagtgtaaaacatatatacaaaagggtggtgCCTCTGTCGgtgatgtccatcgcacctggaagaaaagcaaatggcacggtcactccagtcaggcacacaGGGCTCTtacatgtgcccccaggctggcacatgctggcccagcagcaggactctgctaccagaactgagcctggctgggtctgggacggagcttgtgtggagcaaagcaggcacaggacaggctgtggatggccaccagaatccagtgccctggctacaatgtccctgagcagggagcacccagcccagccccagcctggcagcaggagaccctctctgcctgtctggctgctggcattgctcttcatgccaagatcatggcctcttcctcaccttcttaatcaatatccatgttctcaatggactcttccatatccacatccatctcttcgtCCTCAGTCACGTCCACGTCCATCtcttcttcatcatcctcatccacatccatctcttcctctccagggtcttctccgtctatttccatctcctcctccatatcaatcttggtgtctacctccatctcctcctctctgtctgggacagcctgcagaggtagcaaaattcagagggggtccctgtcccactccatccccacagagctccagcccacccgggcaggtggggggtgtccacctccatggaatggcaccatacctccCTCAGGAcaaaggggagcatcctgcagggctggatgatgaaatcctggcactcaggagctgtcaggaatgatcggggtatcggggggataagaagagtgaaaggcgagggcaggagcaaggtgaagagcgtgtcaacacagcggccaagggttgtgttgtgccctttgctgggcgctggacgttccagctggagcgtgggctgtgacatcacagttcccaggctccatccgaagtggacagtggagaccatggaatgatggagtccctgaacagttgggcttgcaagggagcctgaagaacaacatcttgttcccagctgagcagtcttcccccagagcatgctgctgagagccctgttgccaaggatggggcatgcacagcctctgtgcacagcctgggccagtgccccaccacccccagtggaaaagagcagcttccttagatgcagcttcaatcaacctgctgcagttgaaagccatccccccttgtcctgtcagcacaggccctgctgaacactctgtccccttctttcttgcgggacccttccagtcctgcagagccacagtgaggccgcccagtgtctcctctctccaggctgagcatccccagccccacttgcccagcagtcagtcacatcagggccagtcaaggctgcagggtagcaaatagcatcaggaactgagagatgcaaactttagacccaggtttgcctctaaatgtacaaaattaagaacagtggagaggaagatggtgggacactggttctgttctaactggtgattttttgtttcttcttttctgtcatgctgacccaggtttttctgtttgaaaggaagctttgcacaatgtccattgtcttctgcatgtgtgaaacaccaagcggagtctgggccggctgatatgcagagcaaaacctgaaaatatactagtgatcctgagcctgggggatgcagctaaacccagccaaaagcaatttctggaaagctgatcctggtttacattatcttgagtttggctttgccaacttcaccagtcatttatgaaaaagcaaaccaaaaactcaaaccaaatcagacaaaaacccaaacaaacaaacaaacccatgcagcaaaccaatcaaagaaatagataaaaaacgccaaataaaaccaaaggaaatgaagagttagtattagttgcgaggagagcacagcaggcaaagggctgcttcccacaggatcaccatcaaaagccacatagaacagctgctccaaaatatacccaagaggagaaaaaagaaaaagtgatgcatggcaactttgggggcagctccacattcaggtgaaggacgagcacgcagtggtacagatccagccttgcccaccctccaggctgctgtttgctcctgatgaaagccccttgcaggactgtggcccctctcagtgcagtgtcagtcactgccagagctctcagctgagccactggcattgccagagtgacatccagccgcaatcctactgcctgctgagcatctgtggaagatcctgagcatcttcatgcctaggacTGCAAAACAGCTCAGactttctctgaactgcttttcagggcAGGTTTCCATATTcctgtgagatctgttcatccctcaacatgtatgacttgatgtacaatgatgcatttgtgttccttccttcctcctgtgtgccagtgagaaaccatccatggcaatggaggatgttgtgtgcagggcaatgtattcctggcttcactgtcactcagctgaacatggtccttatctaagaaggacttagaacttgcaacaagtgataaattaacctgctccactctccttagcatgggtgtgatgagtgttaaggaaagcagcgagcgtttgccaggatgggagcttgttctttgccagggaggagggagaaaatcttgcttggagtaaataaagcaactctgcttccccaggaagagaagcaattaaatatgtgagtgctgcatggaatgatttgcacaaggattgtctactatgcaggaatgttcccaataaaccatgcttctcctgacctttatttttctgggtttccaccacatgatagaagagactctcaatgaaaaaaagcaaaacaccttgtggggagacgttttttccttccctcaggcttcctctttcttttgttccctccagagctcccactacatttctgctgttgtttggggcacgtgcttccctctttcctgatcccctgggcttcttttggctctgggtgtcatggacactcttaattgtgggtttttttccccttcatcgacttctgacctccagccctgggaacctggagcaagtggaaactacaactttgcaaaatgctgcctgtgcctgaagcaaatgcaaggagaactgggatgtgaaaaataaaatttgtttatttcagaagaacagcagcaaaaatacagaacatatttacattctaagcatatttgtaacaacaacaatcgatagaacatatatacagaaaaacctacctagcaaaactatgtgaaacgtatttacagaagtccTAAAATCTATAttctaaagaacaacaacaaagtgtaaaacatatatacaaaagggtggtgCCTCTGTCGgtgatgtccatcgcacctggaagaaaagcaaatggcacggtcactccagtcaggcacacagagctcttgcatgtgcccccaggctggcacatgctggcccagcagcaggactctgctaccagaactgagcctggctgggtctgggacggagcttgtgtggagcaaagcaggcacaggacaggctgtggatggccaccggaatccagtgccctggctacaatgtccctgagcagggagcacccagcccagccccagcctggcagcaggagaccctctctgcctgtctggctgctggcattgctcttcatgccaagatcatggcctcttcctcaccttcttaatcaatatccatgttctcaatggactcttccatatccacatccatctctttgTCCTCAGTCACGTCCACGTCCATCtcttcttcatcatcctcatccacatccatctcttcctctccagggtcttctccgtctatttccatctcctcctccatatcaatcttggtgtctacctccatctcctcctctctgtctgggacagcctgcagaggtagcaaaattcagagggggtccctgtcccactccatccccacagagctccagcccacccgggcaggtggggggtgtccacctccatggaatggcaccatacctccCTCAGGAcaaaggggagcatcctgcagggctggatgatgaaatcctggcactcaggagctgtcaggaatgatcggggtatcggggggataagaagagtgaaaggcgagggcaggagcaaggtgcagagcgtgtcaacacagcggccaagggttgtgttgtgccctttgctgggcgctggacgttccagctggagcgtgggctgtgacatcacagttcccaggctccatctgaagtggacagtggagaccatggaatgatggagtccctgaacggttgggcttgcaagggagcctgaagaacaacatcttgttcccagctgagcagtcttcccccagagcatgctgctgagagccctgttgccaaggatggggcatgcacagcctctgtgcacagcctgggccagtgccccaccacccccagtggaaaagagcagcttccttagatgcagcttcaatcaacctgctgcagttgaaagccatccccccttgtcctgtcagcacaggccctgctgaacactctgtccccttctttcttgcgggacccttccagtcctgcagagccacagtgaggccgcccagtgtctcctctctccaggctgagcatccccagccccacttgcccagcagtcagtcacatcagggccagtcaaggctgcagggtagcaaa
Coding sequences within:
- the LOC135280156 gene encoding ribosomal RNA processing protein 1 homolog, with amino-acid sequence MLPFVLREAVPDREEEMEVDTKIDMEEEMEIDGEDPGEEEMDVDEDDEEEMDVDVTEDEEMDVDMEESIENMDID
- the LOC135280425 gene encoding ribosomal RNA processing protein 1 homolog, producing the protein MLPFVLREAVPDREEEMEVDTKIDMEEEMEIDGEDPGEEEMDVDEDVEEEMDVDVTEDEEMDVDMEESIENMDID
- the LOC135280469 gene encoding ribosomal RNA processing protein 1 homolog; this translates as MLPFVLREAVPDREEEMEVDTKIDMEEEMEIDGEDPGEEEMDVDEDDEEEMDVDVTEDKEMDVDMEESIENMDID